Genomic window (Chondrocystis sp. NIES-4102):
CATCAGGAAAACACCGAAAGTCGCACTTCAGAAATTATTACCAATATTAAAACTGTAAAATCTTTTGCCACAGAGGCACAGGAATATCTACGACAACAACAACGCTTTGAGAGGGAATTTAAATATGTCAATTATCGTATTCATAAAGGATATGTTCATTTAATAACTTGGTCACGTAGCATTATTCAAGTTTGTGTTTTTTTAGTCTTGCTTTTTACCTTAATTTCTACTGTTAAAGGTGATATCACTTTAGGACATTTTATTACAACCTTAACAGTGTCTAGTATGGCTTATGCAGAGTTAGAACCAATCAATCAATTAGCAGAAATATTTGCGCGTCGTTATGCTTCAATGGCACGTTTCCATGACTTTATGAAATTAGAGTCAGGATCTGATGCTGCCAACCTTATATACACAAATATAAACCCCCAGTCCTACCAATTTCAGGGAAAATTAGAATTCAATAATTTGAGTTTTGGATACGATCCTAATCGCCTAATTCTACAAAATATCAATCTGCTAATCAAACCTTATCAAACGGTAGCATTAGTAGGTCGTTCTGGTTCAGGTAAATCCACATTAGTTAAATTATTGTTTCGCTATTTTGAACCCAATCAAGGAGAAATTAAAATTGATGGTCAGGATATTCATCAACTAAACATTACTAACTATCGTCGCCGATTAGCGATCGTGCATCAAGATGTAGATATTTTTAATGGCACTATTTGGGATAATCTTATTTATGGTAATCCTCACGCAGATAGGGAAAAAGTTAAACAAGCCTGTAAAATAGCTAGAGTTGAGCAATTTATTCCCGAATTACCCCAAGGTTATCTTACGGTGGTGGGAGAAAGAGGGGTGAGGCTTTCTGGAGGACAAAAACAACGTTTAGGTATTGCAAGAGCGTTAATAGTAGATCCTGATATTTTAGTCTTTGATGAAGCTACTTCTAGTTTAGATTACGAATCTGAACGTTCGATCCAACTGGCGATGAAATCCATTTTAGGTACACGCACTACTTTAATTATTGCCCATCGCTTAAGCACGATTCGAGAAGCAGATCTAATTGTCGTTTTAGATGGAGGCAAAATTGTAGAAATAGGCAGCCATCAACAACTATTAAATCAAAGTGGGATTTATCATCGTCTCCATTCCTTACAAGCAACAGGAGAAATCTTTACTTAAAATTAAACATTACCATAGATAGAAGAAAAGAGGTTAATTCTAGTTTATTTTTTAAACTATAAAAATTTTCCCCAGCTATTAATTATATGAGTTGCCCTCCACAACCAGATCAAATATGTATTCAAGGCATAGAAGAATCAACAATTAGCAATTATTTTTTAAGCATTAATCAAGAAAATTTTCAACAGACAGCAGCCTTATTCGCCCCTGAAGGAAAGTTACTTGCGCCTTTTGAAAAACCGATAATTGGAGGGGAAGCGATCGCACTATATCTAACTAAAGAAGCAAAAGGAATGCAACTACTTCCTCGCCAGGGCGTTTATGAAACATTAGATGAGCAGCAGCAAATTAAAGTTACGGGAAAAGTTAAAACTAGTTTGTTTACTGTTAATGTAGCCTGGTTTTTTCAACTAGATGAGCTTGATAAAATTACTTTGGCTCGAATCAAATTATTAGCATCTCCACAGGAACTATTAGGACTACGATCACAAGCAAATCAGAAAGTTCAAAATGTTATTGTAGAAAAAGCAACAGAAGTTAAATAATTTTTCCCCAAGTTCTTCCTAAAACATTAAAATATTGGCAATTTTGTATATAATCGAGCTTACTTTTTAAACAAAACAAAAAGCGGATACTAATATAACATTTGTCTGATTGACAAAAAAATTAATGCCCGCTTAAGGTAATATTAAAAAATGCTATGGGACTTAATAATAAAAAAGTTTACCCATAATTGTGACCTATTAAAATGTAATTAATTAAAAGTATCTTTGATACCTTCAACAGTGCGTTGTATAACGTTTTTAGTGTCATCTACTGCTTTTTGAGTTCTATCTGCATCTTCATTTGCTCTTTTAGTAATAAAGGCAGCATCATCTTTAGCTTTGCGCTCGATCACACTATTATCACCTGTTGCATCATCTACTTTCTCAGCATTACTTTGAGCAGCATCTTTTACCTTGTCTGCTGTATCACGAATAAAGCCTTTAGCTCTTCCTGCATCTTCACTGACTTTATCTTTTACATCATTAGCTACATTGGAAGCTAGAGTATAAACAGCACTATCCGCCATAGCTACATTGTTGCCAAAGAAAGTACCTTGCCAAACAAAAGCGATCGCAAAAAGACAAAATAGGGTTGTTGCTATCCAGCGTTTTACAGTTGAAACTTTTTTCATAGAATCTTCCATGTTTATTGTGCATTTTAATTTCTACTTCACCTAATCCATTTGCTCAATCACTCTTTAGATAGAGCTTTATTTTGAGGTTGGATATTTAATATCTTACTACTTTGTATTCATATATCTTCTCGTTTTCGCCAATATCTATCTAATAGTCAATATTTATCTAGTCCAATTATCTATCTTTATAGGGTTATTAATTATTTCAAAAATTTTTAACTTAATAGTTAAAGCTTTATTAATTTTTTAAAGCTTAATAAAAATATAAACACTGGAGATTTTAAAATACATGGCTACAGATAGCACAGGTTTAAGCGTTGATAATGCTCTCAATAGTTACAATAGTCTATCTACTGATGACAAATTAGCTTTACTCTGGTATGTATATACTAAAATGGGAACATCTGTAACACCAGCAGCACCAGGTGCAGCTTCAGATGAAATTGCAGAAGGACTATTTAACCAAGTTAAAGAATTATCTTTTGAAGAGCAATTAGAAGTACAACGTAAAATTATCGACGGGCAAAGTAGCGTTATTTCCCGTGAATACGGTTCTTTAAGTGATAACACCAAGCTATATTTTTGGTATCGTTTAGCACAAGGAATGGAAGCAGGAACAATCATTCCTATGCCTGATGACTATCAACCAAGTGGTGCAGTAACAGAATTACTATCACAAATTGAAGCAATGGAATTTGAACAGCAAATTACTTTACTGAGAAATGCAGTAGTTGATGCTGGTGCAGAACCGAAAGCTGGTGCAGAAATTTAATTATTCACCATATAAATTTTAAATCGATTATTATTAACAAAGTAGCAAAGATGCTTAATAAGTGATTTGCTACTTATTTTTTATATAAAAATATATTTTTTTAAGTATTTATGCTTAAAGAATTATAAAAACAAGATTAAAATTTAAACAGATTTACTTCATTATTTTGTAAATATTTAATACTAACTTTAGATATAATTTTAACTTAATCTATTCTAAGACTTTAGATTGATCCTGCATAAAGTTAATTTTTGCTTTAATAATAATATGCAACAAATTAATTTTAATTGTTAACTATGAGTTATCAAAGTTTAGAGGATTTACCACAAGAAATAACTACCAAGTTACCAAGAAATGGGCAGCAAATATTCATGGCTGCTTATAATGCTGTTTCAGATAACGGTATGAGTGATGAAAATGCAACTCAAGTAGCTTGGAATTCTGTTAAAAATAGCTATCAGCAAGATAAAGATGGCAATTGGGTATCGAAAGGCAATTCTCAGGCTGACCGTGGAAATATTGTTGGCACAGATATAGATACTAGTGATCCAATTGGTAATCGTGAAAATAATGCTGGAACTATGCGTGGAGGCTAAACTTTAGAGAAAGTAGTTAAACCTAATTTGGAGATAGAAAAATAAAAATGATTAATTGGAAAAAGCTACAACAACAAGGTAAAAGAATATTTACATTGCTTTTACTACAAATAGCATTCTTAGGCGGTATGTTATTTAATACAAATGGGGTTTTAGCAGCAACAGATGCAACTGCTAAAATTGATACCCAGACATCCGTACGTCGTGATAGCGGTGAGGAAACACGCAGTATACCTGAACAAGCTAAGAATGCCATTGATAATGGTTTATCAGTTTTTAAACAAGCTACAGAAAATTCATTAGAAAAATTAAATCCTAATGATACTACTTCTGCTGAGGCTAGTAAATTTTATGATCCTATTGAAGGTAGAGAAGCTATGGATCGCGAAGGTGGCAGATAACTATAAACTAGTTGAATAAGCATTTAACATCTATCATTAAAGTTTACTGATTATTTAATGATAGATATAGTTATAAAATAAATAATTGTTAAGATAAAAATTAATACATCAACGGATTCAGTTAACAAGCTATAGCTAGGGTTGAAGAA
Coding sequences:
- a CDS encoding water-soluble carotenoid protein; the protein is MSCPPQPDQICIQGIEESTISNYFLSINQENFQQTAALFAPEGKLLAPFEKPIIGGEAIALYLTKEAKGMQLLPRQGVYETLDEQQQIKVTGKVKTSLFTVNVAWFFQLDELDKITLARIKLLASPQELLGLRSQANQKVQNVIVEKATEVK
- a CDS encoding ABC transporter-related protein translates to MASFGDIVGYFSKYKAVAIASITASSLFEILDLIVPYSIGQILNVLSNQPLDKPLANLITTVQQLGNFPQSKWLSLGVLLGIIFIITVVRAPIQPWLGVWHHWEISLKARRDHFKAVVAKILTLPLGYYDENNPGRIAGKIARGIENHTWTYPEIAGQLIPKLARILGIFIMILLIEPIIAIAFLLSFIGILAYSLKHLRILITKEELLDKHQENTESRTSEIITNIKTVKSFATEAQEYLRQQQRFEREFKYVNYRIHKGYVHLITWSRSIIQVCVFLVLLFTLISTVKGDITLGHFITTLTVSSMAYAELEPINQLAEIFARRYASMARFHDFMKLESGSDAANLIYTNINPQSYQFQGKLEFNNLSFGYDPNRLILQNINLLIKPYQTVALVGRSGSGKSTLVKLLFRYFEPNQGEIKIDGQDIHQLNITNYRRRLAIVHQDVDIFNGTIWDNLIYGNPHADREKVKQACKIARVEQFIPELPQGYLTVVGERGVRLSGGQKQRLGIARALIVDPDILVFDEATSSLDYESERSIQLAMKSILGTRTTLIIAHRLSTIREADLIVVLDGGKIVEIGSHQQLLNQSGIYHRLHSLQATGEIFT
- a CDS encoding orange carotenoid protein encodes the protein MATDSTGLSVDNALNSYNSLSTDDKLALLWYVYTKMGTSVTPAAPGAASDEIAEGLFNQVKELSFEEQLEVQRKIIDGQSSVISREYGSLSDNTKLYFWYRLAQGMEAGTIIPMPDDYQPSGAVTELLSQIEAMEFEQQITLLRNAVVDAGAEPKAGAEI